The following are from one region of the Mesorhizobium sp. B2-8-5 genome:
- a CDS encoding TerC family protein, translating into MEIFTAAGLSALLQVVAIDLALAGDNAIVIGLAAAGLPADQRKRAILVGIAAATVLRIIFALITQWLLSIGPMLLIAGGLLLLWVCWKMWRELRVSHEDERDATEALSNGDYNKDGRIAGKGPRKTFSQAAWQIVIADVSMSLDNVLAVAGAAMKHPTVLIIGLVLSIALMGFAASFVARLLHKYRWIAYVGLLIILYVAVNMLLGGAVQQFPDHFAFLAPWFGPDGH; encoded by the coding sequence ATGGAAATATTCACTGCCGCAGGCCTTTCGGCTCTCCTCCAGGTCGTCGCAATCGACCTCGCGCTCGCGGGCGACAACGCGATTGTGATCGGCTTGGCGGCGGCCGGGCTTCCCGCGGATCAGCGCAAGCGCGCCATCCTGGTCGGCATCGCGGCAGCCACTGTCCTGCGCATAATCTTTGCCCTGATCACGCAATGGCTGCTGAGCATCGGCCCGATGCTACTCATCGCTGGCGGGCTCCTGCTTCTGTGGGTGTGCTGGAAGATGTGGCGCGAGCTGCGCGTCAGCCACGAGGATGAGCGCGACGCGACAGAAGCGCTGTCGAACGGCGACTACAACAAGGACGGCAGGATCGCTGGCAAGGGCCCGCGCAAGACCTTCTCGCAAGCCGCCTGGCAGATCGTCATCGCCGACGTTTCGATGTCGCTCGACAACGTGCTCGCCGTTGCCGGCGCGGCCATGAAGCATCCCACGGTGCTGATCATCGGATTGGTCCTTTCGATCGCGCTGATGGGCTTTGCCGCATCCTTCGTCGCGCGCCTGCTGCACAAGTACCGCTGGATCGCCTATGTCGGCCTGCTGATCATCCTCTATGTCGCGGTGAACATGCTTCTGGGAGGCGCCGTGCAGCAGTTTCCCGACCATTTTGCCTTCCTAGCGCCATGGTTCGGGCCGGACGGCCACTGA
- the rimO gene encoding 30S ribosomal protein S12 methylthiotransferase RimO, which produces MSAPRVSFVSLGCPKALVDSERIITRLRAEGYEIARKHDGADLVVVNTCGFLDSARDESLNAIGSALSENGRVIVTGCLGAEPEVIREKHPNVLAITGPQAYESVMAAVHEAAPPSHDPYVDLLPPQGVKLTPRHYAYLKISEGCNNRCTFCIIPALRGDLVSRPAADVLREAEKLAKAGVKEILVISQDTSAYGIDIKYQTSMFGDREVRAKFLDLAEELGKLGIWIRMHYVYPYPHVADVIPLMAEGKILPYLDIPFQHASPQVLKNMRRPAHGEKTLDRIRGWREVCPDLAIRSTFIVGFPGETEDDFQMLLDWLDEARIDRAGCFKYEPVKGARSNDLGLEQVPQEIKEARWHRFMQRQQKISAAQLARKVGKRLPVLIDEAHGTSGKGRTKYDAPEIDGSVHIQSRRPLRAGEIVTVKIDRADAYDLYGSAV; this is translated from the coding sequence ATGTCCGCCCCACGCGTCAGTTTCGTCAGTCTTGGATGCCCGAAGGCGCTCGTCGATTCCGAGCGCATCATCACGCGGCTTCGCGCCGAAGGCTACGAGATCGCGCGCAAGCATGACGGCGCCGACCTCGTCGTGGTCAACACCTGCGGCTTCCTCGATTCCGCGCGCGACGAGTCGCTCAACGCCATCGGCTCGGCGCTGTCGGAGAACGGTCGCGTCATCGTCACAGGCTGCCTCGGTGCCGAGCCGGAGGTCATCCGCGAAAAACACCCCAATGTGTTGGCGATCACCGGCCCGCAGGCCTATGAGAGCGTGATGGCGGCGGTTCACGAGGCGGCTCCGCCGAGCCACGATCCCTATGTCGATCTGCTGCCGCCACAGGGCGTGAAGCTCACCCCGCGCCACTACGCCTATCTGAAGATTTCCGAGGGCTGCAACAACCGCTGCACCTTCTGCATCATCCCGGCATTGCGCGGCGACCTCGTCTCGCGCCCGGCCGCGGATGTGCTGCGCGAAGCCGAAAAGCTCGCCAAGGCCGGCGTCAAGGAGATCCTCGTCATCTCGCAAGACACCAGCGCCTACGGCATCGACATCAAATACCAGACGTCGATGTTCGGCGATCGCGAGGTGCGGGCGAAATTCCTCGACCTCGCCGAGGAGCTAGGCAAGCTCGGCATCTGGATACGCATGCATTATGTGTACCCGTACCCGCATGTCGCCGACGTCATTCCGCTGATGGCCGAAGGGAAGATCCTCCCCTATCTCGACATCCCCTTCCAGCACGCCTCACCGCAGGTGCTGAAGAACATGCGGCGCCCCGCGCATGGCGAAAAGACGCTGGACCGGATCCGCGGCTGGCGCGAGGTCTGCCCTGACCTCGCCATCCGCTCGACCTTCATCGTCGGTTTTCCCGGCGAGACCGAAGACGATTTTCAGATGCTGCTCGACTGGCTGGACGAAGCCAGGATCGACCGCGCCGGCTGTTTCAAATACGAGCCGGTCAAGGGCGCGCGCTCCAACGACCTCGGGCTGGAGCAGGTGCCGCAGGAGATCAAGGAAGCGCGCTGGCACCGTTTCATGCAGCGCCAGCAGAAAATCTCGGCAGCACAGCTCGCCAGGAAGGTCGGCAAGCGCCTGCCGGTGCTGATCGACGAGGCGCATGGCACATCCGGCAAAGGCCGCACCAAATACGACGCGCCGGAGATCGACGGCTCGGTGCACATCCAGTCGCGGCGGCCGCTGCGCGCCGGCGAGATCGTCACGGTCAAGATCGACCGCGCGGATGCTTACGACCTTTACGGCTCGGCGGTCTGA
- the pcsA gene encoding phosphatidylcholine synthase → MSKNTRARKAAKKIAERLPLPKKKVTWPQARAFSVHLLTASGSFLAFLSLVAASEERWTAMFWWLGLALFVDGIDGPIARKLEVKEILPTWSGELLDNIIDYVTYVLIPAFALYQRGFMGENLSFLSAAIIVVSSAIYYADTGMKTKENFFKGFPVVWNMVVFTLFVIEPGQWVSFAVVVVAGILTFMPINFIHPVRVVRLRPVNLGMTLLWCAFGALALAQAALAAFYDKIGVLGEQVNSFTKIGITITGLYLACIGGVMQMFPNLGTKKS, encoded by the coding sequence GTGAGCAAGAACACAAGGGCCAGGAAGGCAGCCAAGAAGATCGCGGAGCGGCTTCCGCTGCCGAAGAAGAAGGTGACGTGGCCGCAGGCGCGCGCGTTCTCGGTTCATCTGCTCACGGCGTCAGGATCGTTCCTTGCCTTCCTGTCGCTGGTGGCGGCGAGCGAGGAACGCTGGACGGCGATGTTCTGGTGGCTGGGGCTGGCGCTTTTCGTCGACGGCATCGACGGCCCGATCGCCAGGAAGCTCGAGGTCAAGGAAATCCTGCCGACGTGGTCAGGCGAGCTCCTCGACAACATCATCGACTATGTCACTTACGTGCTCATACCGGCCTTCGCGCTCTATCAGCGTGGCTTCATGGGCGAGAACCTGTCTTTCCTGTCCGCCGCCATCATCGTCGTCTCCAGCGCGATCTACTATGCCGACACCGGCATGAAGACGAAGGAGAACTTCTTCAAGGGGTTCCCGGTCGTCTGGAACATGGTGGTGTTCACGCTCTTCGTCATAGAGCCGGGCCAATGGGTGTCTTTCGCCGTTGTGGTGGTCGCAGGCATTTTGACCTTCATGCCGATCAACTTCATCCATCCGGTGCGTGTCGTGCGGCTGAGGCCGGTCAATCTCGGCATGACGCTTTTGTGGTGCGCCTTCGGCGCGCTGGCGCTGGCGCAGGCAGCACTTGCCGCCTTCTACGACAAGATCGGCGTGCTGGGAGAGCAGGTCAACAGCTTCACCAAGATCGGCATCACGATCACCGGCCTCTATCTCGCCTGCATCGGAGGCGTCATGCAGATGTTTCCCAATCTGGGCACCAAGAAGTCCTGA
- a CDS encoding ABC transporter permease, with protein sequence MDIAVNILLTIATAATPLLIAAIGELVVERSGVLNLGVEGMMIMGAVGGFGAGYLTGSPWIGLLAAIIVGALFSLLFAVMTLSLATNQVATGLSLTLLGLGLSGMIGTSFVGQPGVRLPNLDIPGISSIPVVGRLIFGQDPVFYISIALTAAVMWFLFKTRTGLTLRSIGDSHTSAHALGIKVIRYRYLAVIFGGGCAGLAGGHLSLVYTPQWVENMSAGRGWIALALVVFASWRPWRVLAGAYIFGAVWIGQLHAQAFGIPVPSQFLSSLPYLATVVVLVLISRNKRLTMMNTPASLGQPFVPDR encoded by the coding sequence ATGGACATCGCCGTCAACATCCTTTTGACCATTGCGACCGCGGCGACGCCGCTACTAATCGCGGCGATCGGTGAGCTGGTGGTCGAGCGCTCCGGTGTGCTCAATCTCGGCGTCGAGGGCATGATGATCATGGGCGCCGTCGGCGGCTTCGGTGCCGGCTACCTCACCGGGTCGCCGTGGATCGGCCTGCTTGCCGCTATCATCGTTGGCGCGCTGTTCTCGCTGCTGTTCGCCGTCATGACGCTGTCGCTCGCGACCAACCAGGTGGCGACCGGCCTGTCGCTGACGCTGCTCGGTCTCGGCCTTTCCGGCATGATCGGCACCAGCTTTGTCGGCCAGCCGGGCGTGAGATTGCCAAATCTCGACATCCCGGGGATCAGCTCGATCCCGGTCGTCGGCAGGCTGATCTTCGGCCAGGATCCGGTCTTCTACATCTCGATCGCGCTGACCGCGGCGGTGATGTGGTTCCTGTTCAAGACGCGCACAGGGCTTACGCTTCGCTCGATCGGCGACAGCCATACGTCTGCGCACGCGCTTGGCATCAAGGTCATCCGCTACCGCTATCTCGCCGTGATCTTCGGCGGCGGCTGCGCCGGCCTTGCCGGCGGCCACCTGTCGCTGGTCTACACGCCGCAATGGGTAGAAAACATGAGCGCGGGCCGCGGCTGGATCGCGCTGGCGCTGGTGGTGTTCGCTTCCTGGCGCCCGTGGCGGGTGCTGGCCGGCGCTTACATCTTCGGCGCAGTGTGGATCGGCCAGCTTCATGCACAGGCTTTTGGCATTCCGGTGCCTTCGCAGTTTCTTTCTTCGCTGCCCTATCTGGCAACCGTCGTGGTTCTCGTTCTAATCTCGCGCAACAAGCGGCTGACGATGATGAACACGCCGGCTTCGTTGGGGCAGCCATTTGTTCCGGATCGTTGA
- a CDS encoding quinone oxidoreductase family protein gives MSKAIRIHANGGPEVLAYENADPGQPGEGQILIRHTAIGLNFIDVYHRSGLYPPPGGFPLIPGGEAAGVVLALGIGVDWLKPGDRIAYAVNVGAYCEKRVIAADRVVKVPDGISDEQAAAMMLKGMTAEYLLRRTFPVKAGDTILYHAAAGGVGLILGQWAKHLGATVIGTASSADKIELARAHGFDHVINYKDQDFVAGVAALTGGKKCDVVYDSVGADTFPASLDCLRPLGMFVSFGQSSGPIPPFSMSLLAQKGSIYATRPTLFVYNAKREDLVKSAEALFDVVKSGAVEIKINQRYALKDAAKAQADLEARKTTGTTVLIP, from the coding sequence ATGTCCAAGGCAATCCGCATCCACGCCAATGGCGGTCCCGAAGTCCTGGCCTATGAAAATGCCGATCCGGGCCAGCCGGGAGAAGGCCAGATCCTGATCCGGCACACGGCGATCGGCCTCAACTTCATCGACGTCTATCACCGCTCAGGGCTTTACCCGCCACCCGGCGGCTTTCCGCTGATCCCGGGCGGCGAGGCGGCAGGGGTCGTGCTGGCGCTCGGTATCGGCGTCGACTGGCTGAAGCCCGGCGACCGCATTGCCTATGCGGTCAATGTCGGGGCCTATTGCGAGAAACGGGTGATCGCCGCCGACCGTGTGGTCAAGGTGCCGGACGGTATCAGCGACGAACAGGCGGCGGCCATGATGCTGAAGGGCATGACGGCCGAATACCTCTTGCGCCGCACCTTTCCCGTCAAGGCCGGCGACACGATCCTCTATCACGCTGCCGCTGGCGGCGTCGGCCTGATCCTCGGCCAATGGGCAAAGCATCTCGGCGCGACGGTGATCGGCACCGCGAGCTCCGCCGACAAGATCGAGCTCGCCCGGGCGCATGGCTTCGACCACGTCATCAACTACAAGGATCAGGATTTCGTCGCCGGCGTCGCGGCGCTTACGGGCGGGAAGAAATGCGACGTCGTCTACGATTCCGTCGGCGCCGACACCTTTCCGGCATCGCTCGATTGCCTGCGGCCGCTCGGCATGTTCGTCAGCTTCGGCCAGTCGTCCGGGCCGATCCCGCCTTTCTCGATGTCGCTCCTGGCGCAGAAGGGCTCGATCTATGCGACCCGGCCGACGCTGTTTGTCTACAACGCCAAGCGCGAGGATCTGGTGAAGTCGGCCGAAGCGCTTTTCGACGTGGTCAAGAGCGGCGCCGTCGAGATCAAGATCAACCAGCGCTATGCGCTGAAGGACGCGGCAAAGGCGCAAGCGGATCTCGAAGCGCGCAAGACAACGGGAACGACTGTCCTCATTCCCTAG
- a CDS encoding ABC transporter ATP-binding protein translates to MGGTVSANHDRANLLEVRGLTKIFGTLTACDHIDLNIAKGEIHALLGENGAGKSTLVKMLFGSLEPNSGEIFWDGKPVKITSPGAAKKLGIGMVFQHFSLFEALTAAENIALSLNDGSPISSIAAKARALSYSYGLPLDPDSLVGDLSVGERQRIEIIRCLLQTPQLIILDEPTSVLTPQEADKLFETLERLRAEGKSILYISHRLEEVKRICDRATVLRHGKVVGHCNPREETAASLARMMVGSEVKAVVRAPAEGIETAPALLEIRGLTRKPATPFAIPLKNINLTVRAGEVIGIAGVAGNGQGEFFESVSGEVLQQDAGSVRIRGKDAGGLSITGRRLMGAAFVPEERLGHGAAPRMKLSENLLLSRHATDGKAFVGSGGMVKNGAVYSAAQRIITAMDVRKSAPDPEAAALSGGNLQKFIVGRELDRKPSVMVVNQPTWGVDAGAAAHIRQALIELARSGSAVLVISQDLDELFELSDAIAVMHNGELSVPLPIAEATFEKIGLLMGGAEPGHAEHSLEVA, encoded by the coding sequence ATGGGAGGCACTGTGAGTGCAAATCATGACAGGGCGAACCTGCTCGAGGTTCGCGGCCTAACCAAGATATTCGGCACGCTGACGGCGTGCGATCACATCGATCTCAACATCGCAAAAGGCGAGATCCACGCGCTGCTCGGCGAGAACGGCGCCGGCAAGTCGACGCTGGTCAAGATGCTGTTCGGATCGCTCGAGCCGAACTCGGGCGAGATCTTCTGGGACGGCAAGCCGGTCAAGATTACCAGCCCGGGCGCGGCCAAGAAGCTCGGCATCGGCATGGTGTTCCAGCATTTCTCGCTGTTTGAAGCGCTGACGGCGGCCGAGAACATCGCGCTTTCGCTCAATGACGGCTCGCCGATCAGCAGCATCGCCGCGAAGGCGAGGGCATTGTCCTATAGCTACGGCCTGCCGCTCGATCCGGATTCGCTGGTCGGAGATCTTTCGGTCGGCGAACGCCAGCGCATCGAGATCATCCGCTGCCTCCTGCAGACGCCGCAGCTCATCATCCTCGACGAGCCGACCTCGGTGCTGACGCCGCAGGAGGCCGACAAGCTGTTCGAGACGCTGGAGCGCCTGCGCGCCGAAGGCAAATCGATCCTCTACATCTCGCACCGGCTGGAAGAGGTCAAACGCATCTGCGACCGCGCCACGGTGCTTCGCCACGGCAAGGTCGTCGGCCACTGCAATCCACGAGAGGAGACGGCAGCGTCGCTTGCCCGCATGATGGTCGGAAGCGAGGTGAAGGCGGTGGTGCGTGCGCCGGCGGAAGGCATCGAAACGGCGCCGGCGCTGCTGGAAATCCGCGGGCTTACCCGCAAGCCGGCCACCCCTTTCGCCATTCCGCTCAAGAACATCAACCTCACCGTGCGCGCCGGCGAAGTGATCGGCATCGCGGGCGTGGCCGGCAACGGCCAGGGCGAGTTCTTCGAATCCGTTTCCGGTGAAGTGCTGCAGCAGGACGCCGGCTCGGTGCGCATTCGCGGCAAGGACGCCGGCGGCCTATCGATCACCGGCCGCCGCCTGATGGGCGCCGCCTTCGTGCCGGAAGAGCGTCTCGGCCATGGCGCGGCACCGCGCATGAAGCTTTCGGAGAACCTGCTGCTCTCGCGTCACGCCACCGACGGCAAGGCGTTCGTCGGCTCAGGCGGCATGGTCAAGAACGGCGCGGTGTACAGCGCCGCGCAGCGCATCATCACGGCCATGGACGTGCGCAAGAGCGCGCCTGATCCGGAGGCGGCTGCGCTGTCGGGCGGCAATCTGCAGAAATTCATCGTCGGCCGCGAGCTCGACCGCAAACCGAGCGTGATGGTCGTCAACCAGCCGACCTGGGGCGTCGACGCGGGTGCGGCGGCGCACATCCGCCAAGCGCTGATCGAGCTTGCCCGCAGCGGATCGGCGGTCCTCGTCATCAGCCAGGACCTCGACGAGTTGTTCGAACTGTCGGATGCGATCGCCGTCATGCACAACGGAGAACTGTCGGTGCCGCTGCCGATCGCCGAGGCGACGTTCGAGAAGATCGGCCTGTTGATGGGCGGCGCCGAGCCCGGCCACGCCGAACACAGCCTGGAGGTGGCATGA
- a CDS encoding DUF2182 domain-containing protein: MSGEQHDFSHLDRAGRATAGVARSPRRAVMLTIGMGVALAWLLLGAMAIRGAESSPAGVPGDMLLKNLPGLPLPDFLDRFFALCLAPAPLAGLAGLQAAALVLMWFLMAVATMLPSAAPLIRTYCEIADTAKIKGEPVVHPLVLVAGYLATWLGASVGFSVLTLAVYAFAGSGRMLDPAVGLAGAIALLVAGLYQFSGLKQACLEKCRNPFSILFARWSAKPGRIFRLGLEQGVWCLGCCWALMLVMFAVGAMNVFWMALIGLFTLIEKQTAGRVASRVAGAILLVWAAALLLVSA; the protein is encoded by the coding sequence ATGAGTGGTGAGCAGCACGATTTCAGCCATCTCGACCGGGCGGGCCGCGCGACGGCGGGCGTGGCGCGCAGCCCGCGCCGCGCTGTCATGCTGACGATCGGTATGGGCGTCGCTCTTGCCTGGCTCCTGCTCGGCGCGATGGCGATACGCGGCGCTGAAAGCAGCCCGGCCGGCGTCCCCGGCGACATGCTGCTGAAAAATCTGCCGGGCCTACCGTTGCCGGATTTTCTCGACCGGTTCTTCGCTCTTTGCCTTGCGCCGGCGCCGCTTGCCGGCCTAGCCGGCCTGCAAGCGGCGGCGCTTGTGCTGATGTGGTTCCTGATGGCCGTGGCGACGATGCTGCCTTCGGCGGCGCCGCTGATCCGCACCTATTGCGAAATCGCCGATACTGCGAAGATCAAGGGAGAGCCGGTCGTTCATCCGCTGGTGCTTGTCGCCGGATACCTCGCCACATGGCTCGGCGCATCCGTGGGTTTCAGCGTGCTGACGCTCGCGGTGTACGCCTTTGCCGGTTCCGGCCGGATGCTCGACCCCGCCGTCGGGCTTGCCGGCGCTATCGCGCTGCTTGTCGCCGGCCTCTATCAATTCAGCGGCCTGAAACAGGCATGCCTGGAAAAGTGCCGCAATCCGTTCTCGATCCTGTTCGCCAGGTGGAGCGCGAAACCAGGCCGCATCTTCCGGCTCGGCTTGGAACAGGGCGTCTGGTGCCTCGGTTGCTGCTGGGCGCTGATGCTGGTGATGTTTGCCGTCGGGGCGATGAACGTCTTCTGGATGGCGCTGATCGGCCTGTTCACGCTGATCGAAAAACAGACCGCAGGCAGGGTGGCCAGCCGTGTTGCCGGTGCGATACTGCTTGTGTGGGCGGCTGCCCTGCTATTAGTTTCGGCGTGA
- a CDS encoding DUF930 domain-containing protein yields the protein MLLLAPMKKLCLMVLASLTPVLPAKAMDNALRAGLMKLDPQTRLEQRCDAEVLDRISHDDRNYKADRVVAYAFATPQMSADAIKSSGAAFRSNGQWYRLKFKCQTAPDHMQVLQFRYKIGDEIPESDWAKYNLYD from the coding sequence ATGCTGCTTCTCGCGCCCATGAAAAAGCTCTGCCTGATGGTTCTGGCGTCGCTGACGCCGGTCTTGCCGGCCAAGGCGATGGACAATGCGTTGCGCGCCGGCCTGATGAAACTCGATCCGCAGACTCGCCTCGAGCAGCGCTGTGACGCCGAGGTGCTCGACCGGATCAGCCACGACGATCGCAACTACAAGGCCGACCGCGTCGTGGCCTACGCCTTCGCCACACCGCAAATGAGCGCCGATGCCATCAAAAGCTCGGGCGCCGCCTTCCGCAGCAATGGCCAATGGTACCGGCTGAAGTTCAAATGCCAAACCGCGCCGGACCACATGCAAGTGCTGCAGTTCCGCTACAAGATCGGCGACGAAATCCCGGAATCCGACTGGGCCAAATATAATCTCTACGACTAG
- a CDS encoding ABC transporter permease, which yields MMRIELVKRPQRSALFSMLSPFIAFALTIIAGAIMFALLGVNPLNAFEIYFVEPISQVWQLHELAIKAAPLILIAVGLSVCYKANIWNIGAEGQFIFGAIFGSIIPVLFPQFEGPLVIPLMLLLGMVGGAFYASIPALLKTRFSTNEILTSLMLVYVAQLFLDWLVRGPWRDPQGHGFPQTIQFGDSAVLPELMPDAGRANWGFVFALVAAVLVWLMMSRMLKGFEVRVLGSSPRAGRFAGFGFNRMVFFTFLLSGALAGLAGISEVSGAIGQLQPVISPGYGFTAIIVAFLGRLNPLGIVAAGLVLALTYLGGEAVQSALGISDKVARVFQGMLLFFVLGCDTLIHYRIRLIGMALTKPNGAAQLEAAPKLEEAR from the coding sequence ATGATGCGCATCGAACTCGTCAAACGCCCGCAGCGCTCGGCGCTGTTCTCGATGCTGTCGCCCTTCATCGCCTTCGCGCTGACGATCATCGCCGGCGCCATCATGTTCGCCTTGCTCGGCGTCAATCCGCTCAATGCCTTCGAGATCTATTTCGTCGAGCCGATCAGCCAGGTCTGGCAGCTGCACGAACTGGCGATCAAGGCAGCACCGCTCATCCTGATCGCGGTCGGCTTGTCGGTCTGCTACAAGGCCAACATCTGGAACATCGGCGCCGAAGGCCAGTTCATTTTCGGCGCGATCTTCGGCTCGATCATCCCTGTGCTGTTCCCGCAATTCGAAGGCCCGCTGGTGATCCCGCTGATGCTTCTGCTCGGCATGGTCGGCGGCGCGTTCTACGCTTCCATCCCGGCGTTGTTGAAGACCCGCTTCAGCACCAACGAGATCCTGACCAGCCTGATGCTTGTCTATGTCGCGCAGCTCTTCCTCGACTGGCTGGTGCGCGGTCCATGGCGCGATCCGCAAGGCCACGGCTTCCCGCAAACGATCCAGTTCGGCGATTCCGCTGTGCTTCCCGAGCTGATGCCGGATGCCGGCCGCGCCAATTGGGGCTTCGTCTTCGCCCTGGTGGCCGCCGTGCTGGTCTGGCTGATGATGAGCCGCATGCTCAAGGGTTTCGAGGTGCGCGTGCTGGGCTCCAGCCCAAGGGCAGGGCGCTTCGCCGGCTTCGGCTTCAACCGGATGGTGTTTTTCACCTTCCTTCTGTCCGGCGCGCTGGCCGGCCTTGCAGGCATTTCGGAAGTCTCCGGCGCCATCGGCCAGTTGCAGCCGGTGATATCGCCCGGCTACGGCTTCACCGCCATCATCGTCGCCTTCCTCGGCCGGCTCAATCCGCTGGGTATCGTGGCCGCGGGCCTGGTGCTGGCGCTGACCTATCTGGGCGGCGAGGCGGTTCAGAGCGCCCTCGGCATTTCCGACAAGGTGGCGCGCGTCTTCCAGGGCATGCTTTTGTTCTTCGTGCTCGGCTGCGACACGCTCATCCATTACCGCATTCGCCTGATCGGCATGGCACTGACGAAGCCGAACGGCGCGGCGCAGCTCGAGGCGGCGCCCAAGCTCGAGGAGGCCCGCTGA
- a CDS encoding BMP family ABC transporter substrate-binding protein, translating to MKKLLIALMTTAAALSLAATAQAADKLKACWVYTGPIGDFGYSYQHDQGRLEVEKALGDKVETAYLENVSEGPDADRAFERLARENCKIIFGTSFGFMDAEVKVAKKFPKVMFEHATGFKTGDNLGIYNARFYEGRYVLGQIAAKESKKGLAGYIVSFPIPEVVMGINSFILGAQSVNPDFKVKIVWVNSWFDPGKEADAAKALFDQGADIIVQHTDSTAALQVAEERKLHGFGQSSDMIKFAPNAQLTSLTDEWGPYYISRVQAALDGSWKPDNVWLGIKDGAVKLAPFTNMPDDVKAMAEATEKKIAGGWNPFTGPVSKQDGSPWLKDGEVADDGTLLGMNFYVKGIDDKLPQ from the coding sequence ATGAAAAAACTGCTTATTGCGTTGATGACCACGGCCGCTGCCCTGTCCCTGGCGGCAACCGCCCAGGCCGCCGACAAGCTCAAGGCCTGCTGGGTCTACACGGGTCCGATCGGCGACTTCGGCTACTCCTACCAGCACGACCAGGGCCGGCTCGAAGTCGAAAAGGCGCTCGGCGACAAGGTCGAGACCGCCTATCTCGAAAACGTCTCGGAGGGCCCGGACGCCGACCGCGCTTTCGAGCGCCTGGCGCGCGAGAATTGCAAGATCATCTTCGGCACTTCCTTCGGCTTCATGGATGCCGAGGTGAAGGTCGCCAAGAAGTTTCCCAAGGTGATGTTCGAGCATGCCACCGGCTTCAAGACCGGCGACAATCTCGGCATCTACAATGCGCGCTTCTATGAAGGCCGCTATGTGCTCGGCCAGATCGCGGCCAAGGAATCGAAGAAGGGCCTCGCCGGCTACATCGTTTCCTTCCCGATCCCGGAAGTGGTGATGGGCATCAACTCCTTCATCCTCGGCGCCCAATCGGTCAATCCCGACTTCAAGGTGAAGATCGTGTGGGTGAACTCCTGGTTCGATCCGGGCAAGGAAGCCGACGCCGCCAAGGCGCTGTTCGACCAGGGCGCCGACATCATCGTCCAGCACACCGATTCGACCGCCGCGCTGCAGGTCGCCGAGGAGCGCAAGCTGCATGGTTTCGGCCAGTCGTCCGACATGATCAAGTTCGCGCCGAACGCGCAGCTGACCTCGCTGACCGACGAATGGGGCCCGTACTATATCAGCCGCGTCCAGGCGGCGCTCGACGGCAGCTGGAAGCCGGACAATGTCTGGCTCGGCATCAAGGACGGCGCGGTCAAGCTCGCTCCCTTCACCAACATGCCCGACGACGTGAAGGCGATGGCGGAGGCAACCGAGAAGAAGATCGCTGGCGGCTGGAATCCCTTCACTGGACCGGTGTCCAAGCAGGATGGCTCGCCCTGGCTGAAGGACGGCGAGGTCGCCGACGACGGCACGCTGCTCGGCATGAATTTCTACGTCAAGGGCATCGACGACAAGCTGCCGCAGTAA
- a CDS encoding DUF1326 domain-containing protein has protein sequence MTDKSWAMKGELVLSCNCTVFCPCVLSLGSHPPTEGYCQTWAGFRIDAGHFGEVDLSGLNLGLIMEIPGYMSRGNWTAGLFIDKRASIYAAKALTKIFTGKAGGTTSLLSILVGKFLGVEQVPITYETHDKTRVFQIPKVIDGAVTPIPGKDREKDTVIANSEYWIAPEIIVAKSDKSKMRAFGRNWNFAGRSAEICKLDWRGP, from the coding sequence ATGACCGACAAAAGCTGGGCAATGAAAGGGGAGCTGGTACTCTCCTGCAATTGCACGGTTTTCTGTCCCTGCGTGCTGTCGCTTGGCAGCCATCCGCCAACCGAGGGCTATTGCCAGACATGGGCAGGCTTCCGCATCGATGCGGGCCATTTTGGCGAGGTCGACTTGTCGGGCCTCAATCTCGGCCTGATCATGGAAATTCCCGGCTATATGAGCCGCGGCAACTGGACGGCCGGCCTGTTCATCGACAAGCGCGCGTCGATCTATGCGGCGAAGGCGCTAACCAAGATTTTCACCGGCAAGGCCGGCGGCACCACCTCGCTGTTGTCGATCCTCGTCGGGAAATTCCTCGGCGTCGAGCAGGTGCCGATCACCTACGAGACGCACGACAAGACGCGCGTCTTCCAGATTCCCAAGGTTATTGACGGCGCAGTGACGCCCATTCCTGGCAAGGACCGTGAGAAAGATACGGTGATCGCCAATTCGGAATATTGGATCGCGCCGGAAATCATCGTGGCGAAGTCCGACAAGAGCAAGATGCGCGCCTTCGGCCGCAACTGGAATTTCGCCGGCCGCTCGGCCGAAATCTGCAAGCTGGACTGGCGGGGACCGTGA